One Nitrosomonas sp. PY1 DNA window includes the following coding sequences:
- a CDS encoding MalY/PatB family protein, which yields MSGSFDFDQEINRDGTSSTKYDGRYSMFGRSDIIPAWVADMDFSAPPAVTQALIQRAAHPIYGYTMFPEGLYEALIVWIKRRYHWDIQRDWIVMCPGVVPSINAAIVALTQPGDGVIVQPPVYFPFFSAVTQANRNLIYNPLRIENQQYNRYIIDFDHLEQCAKDASFLLLCSPHNPVGRVWSPEELKRLLGIAEKYNLIVFSDEIHADLIYANNQHYPLAMLSNDAAKIITAVAPSKTFNIPGLNLSALIIPDKPTRNAVKSVFSNLHINPANPFSIVAFEAAYREGEEWLEALLAYLQDTRDAVQKILYDHLPEVRVTPIEGTYLMWLDFRAWSMTDAQLKHFFVHQVGIGMSPGILFGTEGSGFMRLNIAAPRRAVNELLKRLLCFNKSESRVKC from the coding sequence TTGAGCGGCAGCTTTGATTTCGATCAGGAAATTAACCGAGATGGCACCAGTAGTACAAAGTATGATGGGCGTTACAGCATGTTTGGGAGGAGCGATATTATTCCGGCTTGGGTGGCCGATATGGATTTTTCTGCGCCACCCGCAGTGACACAGGCGTTGATACAGCGAGCAGCGCATCCGATTTATGGTTATACGATGTTCCCTGAGGGATTGTATGAGGCACTGATTGTATGGATAAAACGCCGTTATCATTGGGACATTCAGCGTGATTGGATAGTTATGTGTCCTGGTGTTGTGCCATCGATCAATGCTGCGATTGTTGCACTGACTCAGCCGGGTGATGGCGTTATTGTGCAACCGCCAGTTTATTTCCCTTTTTTTTCTGCAGTTACTCAAGCGAACAGGAACTTGATTTATAATCCGCTGCGCATAGAGAATCAACAGTATAATCGCTATATCATTGATTTTGATCATCTCGAGCAGTGTGCTAAAGATGCTAGTTTCTTGTTACTATGTTCCCCGCATAACCCGGTAGGGCGTGTTTGGTCTCCCGAGGAATTGAAGCGATTGCTGGGGATTGCTGAAAAATATAATTTGATTGTTTTTTCAGATGAAATTCATGCCGATCTGATTTATGCGAACAATCAACACTATCCTCTGGCAATGTTATCAAACGATGCTGCTAAAATCATTACTGCTGTTGCACCGAGCAAAACGTTTAATATTCCCGGTCTCAATTTGTCCGCATTGATTATTCCTGATAAGCCTACACGTAATGCTGTCAAAAGCGTATTTAGTAACTTACATATCAATCCAGCTAATCCTTTTAGCATTGTTGCATTCGAAGCGGCCTATCGCGAGGGTGAGGAATGGTTAGAAGCATTGTTAGCTTACTTGCAAGATACTCGTGACGCCGTACAAAAAATTCTATACGACCATTTGCCTGAGGTTAGAGTCACACCGATTGAAGGAACCTATTTGATGTGGCTTGATTTTCGTGCTTGGAGCATGACTGACGCACAATTGAAGCATTTTTTTGTACATCAAGTGGGTATTGGTATGAGTCCTGGGATTTTATTCGGTACGGAAGGAAGTGGTTTTATGCGTTTAAATATCGCTGCACCACGAAGAGCGGTCAATGAATTATTGAAACGATTGCTGTGCTTCAATAAGAGTGAATCTCGGGTTAAATGCTAG
- a CDS encoding nucleoside triphosphate pyrophosphatase: MFSDKQIYLASRSPRRRELLKQIGIKFNLLLMRETLGRPIDVDEKPVIGESPTDYIYRIVRAKASEGYKRILQRKFPILPVLVADTIVILDGIILGKPKNIHEAEEMLKALSGRSHQVLTAIGLGIKDQIQIRLTATTVRFRQITEHEIHKYLASNNFLDKAGAYAIQGLAAVFIVEISGSYSGVMGLPLYETAQLLEEIGIEIFA; this comes from the coding sequence ATGTTTTCTGACAAACAAATTTACTTGGCTTCTCGAAGCCCGAGACGACGAGAGTTGCTTAAACAAATTGGAATTAAGTTTAACCTTTTATTAATGCGAGAAACCTTAGGTCGTCCCATAGATGTAGATGAAAAGCCAGTTATCGGTGAGTCACCGACTGACTATATTTATCGGATTGTTCGAGCAAAAGCAAGTGAAGGGTATAAGCGGATATTACAACGTAAATTTCCGATTTTACCGGTATTGGTGGCTGATACGATTGTTATTCTAGATGGCATTATTCTAGGTAAACCAAAGAATATTCACGAAGCTGAAGAAATGTTGAAGGCCTTGTCTGGCAGATCCCATCAAGTTTTAACCGCAATAGGACTGGGAATTAAAGATCAAATACAAATCCGTTTAACAGCAACAACTGTTCGTTTTCGACAAATTACTGAGCATGAAATCCATAAATACTTGGCATCAAACAATTTTCTAGATAAAGCGGGCGCCTATGCGATCCAAGGACTGGCGGCGGTTTTTATCGTTGAAATATCTGGTAGCTATAGTGGTGTAATGGGCCTGCCTTTATATGAAACAGCGCAGCTATTAGAAGAAATCGGCATTGAAATTTTTGCTTGA
- a CDS encoding phosphopantetheine-binding protein, protein MKLDIEIKKVIKRTLALTNRYDAMTMDTYLLGNIPELDSVSIVSIILALEKEFSISIHDDEISAATFKTLGTLVQFIQKKITEKTTTTTAV, encoded by the coding sequence ATGAAACTCGATATTGAAATAAAAAAAGTTATCAAGCGTACATTGGCACTAACCAATCGATATGATGCCATGACTATGGATACTTATTTATTAGGTAATATTCCAGAACTCGACTCGGTTTCTATAGTATCGATTATTTTAGCGCTAGAAAAAGAGTTTTCAATTTCAATCCATGATGACGAAATCAGTGCTGCGACGTTCAAAACACTGGGGACTTTGGTTCAATTTATTCAAAAAAAGATTACGGAAAAAACAACAACTACTACTGCTGTTTAA
- the rng gene encoding ribonuclease G, which translates to MNNEILVNITPQETRVAILEQGITQELHIERTSGRGIVGNIYSGRVSRVLPGMQSAFIDIGLDRAAFLHVADIWSLYQSEATNIKPIEKLLHEGSNILVQVVKDAIGTKGARLSTQISLAGRLLVYLPQESHIGISQRIENDGERELLREKLQQLLPEEEKGGYIIRTMAETADDKDLCSDLEYLHKLWHDIQQKSTSISAPSLLYQDLDLSHRVLRDLVDEDTARILVDSRENYQRLVNFSQYFMPYITDRISVYTGDRPLFDLYSVEEEIEKSLARRVDLKSGGYLIIDQTEALTTMDVNTGGFIGIRNFADTILKTNLEAAQVIARQLRLRNLGGIIICDFIDMDSEEHRNAVLTEFNKALSKDRVRVNVSGFSMLGLVEMTRKRTRESLAQVLCEMCPSCHGRGEIRTAQTICYEILRELLRESRQFEANEFRILASQPVIDLFLDEESQSLAQLEDFIAKPIRLQVEESYTQEQYDVILM; encoded by the coding sequence ATGAATAATGAAATTCTTGTCAATATTACGCCTCAAGAAACCCGAGTAGCTATTCTAGAACAGGGCATAACACAAGAACTTCATATTGAGCGCACGAGCGGTCGCGGTATTGTTGGAAATATTTATAGCGGTCGTGTCAGTCGCGTATTGCCGGGTATGCAATCAGCTTTTATCGATATCGGTTTAGATCGGGCAGCATTTTTACACGTTGCAGATATCTGGAGCTTGTATCAAAGCGAAGCAACCAATATCAAACCGATTGAGAAACTGCTGCACGAAGGTAGCAACATATTGGTTCAAGTAGTTAAAGATGCTATTGGAACTAAAGGTGCGCGATTATCGACACAAATTAGCTTAGCAGGGCGTTTATTAGTCTATTTGCCACAAGAATCACATATTGGAATTTCTCAACGTATTGAAAATGATGGTGAACGTGAATTGCTGCGGGAGAAACTACAACAGCTGCTTCCAGAAGAAGAGAAAGGAGGATATATCATCCGTACTATGGCTGAGACGGCTGATGATAAGGATCTGTGCTCCGATCTAGAGTATTTGCATAAGCTATGGCACGATATCCAGCAAAAAAGCACGAGCATATCTGCACCTTCACTGCTCTATCAAGATTTGGATCTGAGCCATCGGGTGCTGCGTGATCTTGTGGATGAAGATACGGCTAGAATATTAGTGGATTCACGTGAAAATTATCAAAGATTAGTTAATTTTTCGCAATATTTTATGCCGTACATTACCGATCGAATTAGTGTTTATACGGGGGATAGACCATTATTTGATTTGTATAGTGTAGAAGAGGAAATTGAGAAATCCCTAGCTCGACGAGTCGATTTAAAATCAGGCGGATATTTGATTATTGATCAGACTGAAGCACTAACTACCATGGATGTAAATACCGGGGGATTTATTGGTATCCGCAATTTTGCAGATACGATTTTAAAAACAAACCTGGAAGCAGCACAAGTAATCGCTCGCCAGTTACGATTAAGAAATCTTGGTGGCATTATTATTTGTGATTTTATTGATATGGATTCTGAAGAGCATCGCAATGCCGTTTTGACAGAATTCAATAAAGCCTTATCAAAGGATCGTGTACGAGTGAATGTTAGTGGCTTTAGCATGCTTGGACTTGTTGAAATGACCCGCAAACGGACTCGTGAAAGCCTGGCACAGGTACTTTGTGAAATGTGCCCTTCTTGCCACGGGCGAGGTGAGATTAGAACTGCTCAAACCATTTGCTATGAAATTTTGCGTGAATTGTTACGTGAGTCTAGGCAGTTTGAGGCCAATGAGTTTCGTATTTTAGCTTCGCAGCCAGTAATTGATTTGTTTTTGGATGAAGAATCACAAAGTCTGGCCCAATTAGAGGATTTTATTGCTAAACCTATCAGATTGCAGGTTGAGGAATCTTACACGCAGGAGCAATACGATGTAATCTTGATGTAA
- the rsfS gene encoding ribosome silencing factor: protein MNSQELVNIAVDALEDIKGYDIDVIDVSKITSMFEYVVIASADSTRQAKSLARNVAEKTKATGGVVYSVEGEQTGEWLLVDLGDVIVHVMLPAIREYYDLKALWFR from the coding sequence ATGAATTCTCAAGAGCTTGTAAATATTGCGGTTGATGCACTTGAGGATATTAAGGGCTACGACATAGATGTCATCGATGTATCAAAAATAACATCGATGTTTGAGTATGTGGTGATTGCTAGTGCGGATTCGACGCGACAGGCCAAATCCCTTGCTCGTAATGTGGCGGAAAAAACCAAAGCAACTGGTGGAGTAGTTTATAGCGTAGAAGGCGAGCAAACGGGTGAATGGTTGTTGGTAGATCTAGGGGATGTAATTGTGCATGTGATGCTTCCGGCAATACGTGAATATTACGATTTGAAAGCACTATGGTTCCGTTAA
- the aceF gene encoding dihydrolipoyllysine-residue acetyltransferase, whose translation MAELKKVLIPDIGDFEDVPVIEILIKVGDEVNKEDSLITLESEKATIEIPSPYSGVVKEIYIKAGDKVSEGSAILAIEAEQNATNEAVRQDEKKESAPEKKPAMPSQPVVAEKQSVPLTQAALPQAIESSTTPLNIPVKAHASPSIRRLAREFGVNLELIVGSGPKQRILKEDVQAFVKAELSKSRNTSSTTGTELNLLPWPEVNFAKFGPIELQPLSRIKQISGSNLHRNWVMIPHVTQFDEADITNLEDMRKEFNESNRKDMVKLTFLAFLMKALIAPLKKFPEFNASLDHSVEGNTGLIIKHYYHIGFAVDTPSGLMVPVIKQVDQKGIIAIANELSELAALARDGKLKPTDMQGASFTISSLGGIGGTAFTPIINAPEVAILGVSKARIQPVYRDQQFVPRLMLPLSLSYDHRVIDGASAARFTTHLVEVLTDMRLALL comes from the coding sequence ATGGCTGAATTAAAGAAAGTACTGATACCAGATATTGGGGATTTTGAAGATGTCCCGGTGATTGAGATATTGATCAAAGTCGGTGACGAAGTGAATAAGGAAGATTCTTTAATCACACTTGAATCGGAAAAAGCCACGATAGAAATCCCATCACCGTATTCCGGCGTAGTCAAAGAAATTTATATTAAGGCCGGTGATAAAGTATCAGAAGGCAGCGCGATTCTGGCTATTGAAGCTGAGCAAAACGCCACAAATGAAGCGGTACGCCAGGATGAAAAAAAAGAAAGCGCGCCGGAAAAAAAACCAGCGATGCCATCACAGCCGGTGGTAGCCGAAAAACAATCTGTACCATTAACCCAAGCAGCGCTGCCGCAAGCAATAGAATCATCCACTACACCATTAAACATACCGGTAAAAGCACACGCTAGCCCATCGATTCGCCGTTTGGCGCGTGAATTTGGTGTCAATCTGGAATTGATCGTTGGTAGTGGACCTAAGCAAAGAATTCTGAAAGAAGACGTACAAGCATTTGTAAAAGCGGAATTATCTAAATCAAGAAATACAAGCAGTACCACTGGTACCGAGCTTAATTTATTACCTTGGCCGGAAGTTAATTTTGCTAAGTTTGGCCCAATCGAATTGCAGCCTTTATCGCGTATTAAGCAAATTTCTGGTTCGAATCTGCACCGAAACTGGGTTATGATTCCACATGTGACGCAATTTGATGAAGCCGATATTACCAATTTGGAAGATATGCGGAAAGAATTCAATGAAAGTAACCGGAAAGATATGGTTAAGCTCACTTTCCTTGCGTTTCTGATGAAGGCATTGATCGCGCCACTAAAAAAATTCCCGGAATTTAATGCATCGTTAGATCATTCTGTAGAAGGTAATACTGGACTAATCATCAAGCATTACTATCATATCGGATTTGCAGTCGATACGCCTAGTGGATTGATGGTTCCTGTCATCAAACAAGTTGATCAAAAAGGCATTATTGCAATTGCGAATGAATTATCTGAACTGGCAGCTTTAGCGCGGGACGGCAAATTAAAACCAACTGATATGCAAGGTGCGAGTTTTACGATTTCAAGCTTGGGTGGCATTGGCGGAACCGCATTTACGCCTATCATTAATGCACCAGAGGTTGCTATTTTGGGCGTTTCAAAAGCGCGCATCCAGCCAGTTTACCGTGATCAACAATTTGTTCCCAGACTCATGCTGCCGTTATCGCTCTCCTATGACCATCGTGTGATTGACGGTGCCTCAGCAGCAAGATTTACAACGCATTTAGTTGAGGTTTTGACCGATATGCGCTTGGCTTTACTATGA
- the rpmE gene encoding 50S ribosomal protein L31, with amino-acid sequence MKENIHPDYNEITVTCSCGSVFNTRSTLNKPLHIEVCSQCHPFYTGKQKIVDTAGRVEKFRQKYGKQVSH; translated from the coding sequence ATGAAAGAAAATATTCACCCTGATTATAACGAAATAACAGTAACTTGCAGTTGTGGAAGCGTGTTCAATACACGTTCTACTTTGAATAAGCCTTTACATATTGAAGTATGCTCGCAATGTCATCCATTTTATACCGGTAAACAAAAGATTGTAGATACCGCGGGGAGGGTTGAGAAATTCCGTCAGAAATATGGTAAACAGGTATCGCATTAA
- the nadD gene encoding nicotinate-nucleotide adenylyltransferase, producing MDADKPSLVGIYGGTFDPIHFGHLRVAEELIDSINLQHIIFVPSGEPRLRGAPIGTRHQRTEMIRLAIQNNHRFSIDEREINRPGISTTVESLREFQRESVDNRILCFILGIDAFIKINQWHQWREIFNLCHLLVVARPGYDAIYDNQTVPQEVVQEFMLRRTISVNYLTQQSAGLIYIAQTSLLEISASQIRHLVSVDKSVRYLLPDRVSDYISTNHIYTERI from the coding sequence GTGGATGCTGACAAACCTTCTTTGGTGGGAATTTATGGTGGAACGTTTGATCCGATTCATTTTGGTCATCTGCGTGTTGCCGAAGAATTAATTGATTCTATAAATCTGCAACATATTATTTTTGTCCCATCAGGTGAGCCTCGCTTGAGGGGGGCACCGATTGGAACAAGGCACCAGCGCACAGAAATGATTCGCTTAGCCATTCAAAATAATCATCGATTTTCGATTGATGAACGTGAAATCAATCGACCTGGAATAAGTACAACGGTTGAATCACTCCGTGAATTTCAACGTGAATCGGTCGACAACCGCATTCTATGTTTTATATTAGGGATCGATGCATTTATCAAAATCAATCAGTGGCATCAGTGGCGTGAAATTTTCAATTTATGCCACCTACTTGTAGTTGCGCGTCCGGGTTATGACGCTATTTATGACAATCAAACTGTACCGCAAGAAGTTGTGCAGGAGTTCATGTTGAGACGCACTATATCGGTCAATTATTTAACTCAGCAATCAGCAGGTTTGATTTATATTGCTCAAACATCGCTACTAGAAATATCGGCTTCGCAAATTCGCCATCTCGTCAGTGTGGATAAAAGTGTGCGTTACCTGCTTCCGGACAGAGTTTCTGATTATATTTCAACGAATCATATCTATACAGAGAGAATATGA
- a CDS encoding cupin domain-containing protein, with protein sequence MKVNNIFSNIPVVQQEELFEVLIRNDAIRIERIISASQTYQPSDDWYDQEKDEWVIVLKGRAALSFENQPTIHLDEGDYINIPAHVRHKVSWVDPNNKTIWLAIHY encoded by the coding sequence ATGAAGGTGAATAATATTTTTTCAAATATCCCAGTCGTTCAACAAGAGGAGCTCTTTGAAGTTCTAATAAGAAATGATGCCATCAGAATAGAAAGGATTATTTCAGCAAGTCAAACATACCAACCATCCGATGATTGGTATGATCAAGAAAAAGATGAATGGGTAATAGTGTTGAAAGGAAGAGCAGCGTTATCTTTTGAGAATCAGCCAACAATTCATCTCGATGAGGGAGATTACATCAATATCCCCGCTCATGTGAGACATAAAGTGAGTTGGGTAGATCCAAACAATAAAACAATTTGGCTTGCCATTCACTATTAA
- the ovoA gene encoding 5-histidylcysteine sulfoxide synthase produces the protein MSRSVFLRTPFLNGNNPELKRKEIQKYFHATLDCYERLFETLRSDEAYYIKPISLRHPLIFYFGHTATFYINKLILTGLISERINPKLESMFAVGVDEMSWDDLDSTHYNWPTVQAVREYRNAMRTRIDQLITQMPLVLPITWESPWWPILMGIEHERIHLETSSVLIRQHALKFVQPHADWKACQKSTQAPQNRMLPVAAGTVMLNKNKSDCEYYGWDNEFGLHQIDIPAFQASKYLVTNQEFLAFIEAQGYQSEKYWQEEGRSWQKFTQAVHPVFWIKKGEDWYLRIMTEEIPMPWDWPVEVNYHEAKAFCNWKAAVTAQSVRLPTEDEWYRLYDVGQLSEVPIDAPANGNLHLDHYASSCPVTEFKHGEFFDVVGNVWQWTETPIYPFPGFDVHPLYDDFTTPTFDGQHNLIKGGSWISCGNESLRSARYAFRRHFFQHAGFRYVISEAPAIQTSSRYETDKLLSEYAEFHYGDTYFDVPNFAKALAEIAIAAMGDRPKRKALDLGCASGRATFELARAFESVTGIDFSARFIGQGVQLVQHGILRYVLTDEGDLVSYKESTLVNLGLDRIKDKVEFYQGDACNLKSILTGYDLILAANLIDRLYDPAKLLNNIHTRINPSGLLLIASPYTWLAEHTKKESWIGGFKRDGENFTTLDGLKEILGKHFRLIQGPQAVPFVIRETKRKFQHTFSEVTIWEKIS, from the coding sequence ATGTCAAGATCAGTATTCCTCAGAACACCTTTTTTGAATGGTAATAACCCCGAGTTAAAACGCAAAGAGATTCAGAAATACTTTCACGCTACGCTCGATTGTTATGAGCGGCTTTTTGAGACGTTGCGTTCTGATGAAGCGTATTATATAAAACCGATTTCATTGCGCCACCCACTCATTTTTTATTTTGGGCATACTGCAACCTTTTATATTAATAAGCTTATTCTTACGGGCTTGATATCCGAACGTATTAATCCCAAATTAGAATCGATGTTTGCGGTTGGTGTGGATGAGATGAGTTGGGATGATCTCGATAGTACACATTACAACTGGCCTACGGTGCAAGCGGTGCGCGAATATCGCAACGCTATGCGCACTCGGATTGATCAACTAATTACGCAGATGCCATTAGTACTGCCGATTACTTGGGAAAGTCCTTGGTGGCCGATCCTAATGGGTATTGAACATGAGCGTATTCATTTAGAAACTTCATCAGTGCTAATTCGTCAGCATGCACTTAAATTTGTGCAACCGCATGCTGATTGGAAAGCTTGCCAGAAATCTACCCAAGCACCTCAAAATCGAATGCTTCCGGTTGCGGCAGGGACAGTGATGCTCAATAAAAATAAGAGCGATTGCGAGTATTATGGTTGGGACAATGAATTTGGTTTGCATCAAATCGATATTCCAGCGTTTCAAGCAAGCAAATACTTAGTAACTAATCAAGAATTTCTCGCTTTTATTGAAGCACAAGGTTACCAATCTGAAAAATATTGGCAGGAAGAAGGACGTTCTTGGCAAAAATTTACGCAAGCAGTGCATCCTGTTTTCTGGATTAAAAAAGGTGAGGATTGGTATTTGCGTATCATGACCGAAGAAATTCCTATGCCTTGGGATTGGCCTGTGGAAGTGAATTATCATGAGGCCAAGGCATTTTGTAATTGGAAGGCAGCAGTTACAGCGCAATCTGTCCGTTTGCCGACTGAAGATGAATGGTATCGATTGTACGATGTTGGACAATTATCCGAAGTACCGATCGATGCGCCTGCGAACGGCAATTTGCATTTGGATCACTACGCATCTAGTTGTCCGGTAACGGAATTTAAGCATGGTGAATTTTTCGATGTGGTTGGTAATGTATGGCAATGGACCGAGACACCGATTTATCCTTTCCCGGGCTTTGATGTGCATCCGCTATACGATGATTTTACTACGCCAACTTTTGATGGCCAGCATAACTTGATCAAAGGTGGCTCATGGATTTCTTGTGGTAACGAGTCGTTACGAAGTGCACGCTATGCTTTTCGTCGACACTTTTTTCAACACGCAGGTTTTCGTTATGTAATTTCTGAAGCACCGGCAATACAGACAAGCTCACGCTATGAAACGGATAAGTTGTTATCCGAATACGCTGAGTTTCATTACGGTGACACCTATTTTGATGTGCCGAATTTTGCTAAAGCTTTAGCAGAAATCGCAATTGCAGCGATGGGTGATCGACCTAAGCGAAAGGCATTAGATTTGGGATGCGCATCTGGTCGAGCAACATTTGAATTAGCGCGCGCATTTGAGTCTGTTACTGGTATCGATTTCTCCGCGCGTTTTATCGGTCAAGGTGTTCAGCTTGTTCAGCACGGTATTTTGCGCTACGTGCTTACTGATGAAGGTGATTTAGTCAGCTATAAAGAGAGTACATTGGTAAATCTGGGTTTAGATCGTATCAAGGATAAAGTCGAGTTTTATCAGGGTGACGCTTGCAATCTGAAATCCATTTTAACTGGCTATGACTTAATTCTGGCTGCAAACCTGATCGACCGTTTGTACGATCCTGCAAAATTGCTCAATAACATTCATACGCGCATCAATCCATCCGGTTTATTATTGATTGCTTCGCCCTATACTTGGTTGGCAGAACATACCAAAAAAGAATCTTGGATCGGTGGATTCAAGCGAGACGGAGAGAATTTCACTACGCTGGATGGTTTAAAGGAAATTTTAGGTAAGCATTTTAGGTTAATTCAAGGCCCACAAGCAGTGCCTTTTGTCATTCGTGAGACCAAACGGAAGTTCCAACATACGTTCTCTGAAGTGACTATCTGGGAGAAAATCTCTTGA
- the rlmH gene encoding 23S rRNA (pseudouridine(1915)-N(3))-methyltransferase RlmH: MKVFIIAVGNKMPSWIQQGFNEYIKRLPHEISLQLIEIRPEKRSSGKTIEQLLCSESERILAALPTACRMIVLDEHGSQWTTLEFSRAINQWLLDSSAIAFVIGGADGLHSSLKRAAHKTFALSHLTLPHAMVRVVLAEQLYRAVSVLQGHPYHRN, translated from the coding sequence ATGAAAGTTTTCATTATCGCGGTCGGTAACAAAATGCCGAGTTGGATTCAGCAAGGTTTTAATGAATATATTAAGCGGTTACCGCATGAAATATCCTTACAGTTAATTGAAATCAGGCCTGAAAAACGCAGCAGTGGAAAAACGATAGAACAATTACTATGTTCTGAATCGGAGCGAATTCTTGCAGCGCTGCCTACTGCTTGTAGAATGATTGTGTTGGATGAGCATGGAAGTCAATGGACAACTTTAGAATTTTCTCGGGCCATCAATCAATGGTTATTGGATAGTAGTGCGATCGCATTTGTTATTGGTGGCGCGGATGGACTGCATTCAAGCCTCAAACGTGCTGCGCACAAAACATTCGCTTTATCTCATTTAACATTACCGCACGCAATGGTGCGTGTGGTATTGGCTGAGCAACTTTATCGCGCTGTTTCGGTGCTGCAAGGTCATCCTTATCATCGAAATTAA
- a CDS encoding EpsD family peptidyl-prolyl cis-trans isomerase, with protein sequence MKDRVMQALNCTNQLKLIVLIIVFLLSACGDAKESAEKKPGQALASVNGNEITILQLNDELARAGIRAEQFEAASKQILESLITRQLIVDEAVRTKLDRTPEVMQARERANAQVIAQAYLQKITSKLGKPSQVEIEAFYQRNSEYFEKHKQFDLTIVRIALNDLNKELEAVLDTAKSIDEVTAWLDKRGIQYTRNLVLRSTIDLPSNIVNRILEKGKNHIFVMQERTHNLLIAVNAIKENPLSLDLATPQIIKFLANQKYKYASEEEINRLRSLAKIEYFGKNAPDLSLKDANTNTPSSESFLEKKGLENNSNNLNQSNSMPIEQSIERGMMGLK encoded by the coding sequence ATGAAGGATCGTGTAATGCAAGCATTAAACTGCACAAATCAATTGAAATTGATTGTATTGATAATTGTATTTTTGCTGTCGGCTTGTGGTGATGCTAAGGAAAGCGCGGAAAAGAAGCCAGGTCAAGCGTTAGCAAGCGTTAATGGAAATGAAATAACCATACTTCAGCTTAATGATGAACTAGCGCGAGCGGGCATACGCGCGGAGCAATTTGAAGCAGCAAGTAAGCAAATACTAGAATCATTAATTACCCGTCAATTGATTGTAGATGAGGCCGTACGTACCAAGCTTGATCGAACACCCGAAGTAATGCAAGCGCGCGAACGAGCTAATGCACAGGTCATTGCGCAGGCTTACTTGCAAAAAATTACCAGTAAACTCGGTAAGCCGAGTCAAGTAGAAATCGAGGCGTTTTATCAACGTAATTCAGAGTATTTTGAGAAACACAAACAATTTGATCTGACAATTGTTCGAATTGCCTTAAATGATTTAAATAAAGAACTAGAGGCAGTACTGGATACTGCAAAATCTATCGATGAAGTTACTGCTTGGTTGGATAAGCGAGGCATTCAATATACTCGTAATTTGGTGCTACGTAGTACCATCGATTTGCCATCGAATATAGTGAATAGGATACTTGAGAAGGGTAAAAATCATATTTTTGTTATGCAAGAACGCACTCATAATCTTCTGATTGCTGTTAATGCGATTAAAGAAAATCCACTATCACTTGATTTAGCTACACCTCAGATTATTAAGTTTCTAGCTAATCAAAAATATAAGTATGCATCGGAAGAGGAAATTAACCGGTTACGTTCTTTAGCGAAGATAGAGTATTTTGGAAAAAATGCACCCGATTTAAGCCTGAAAGACGCCAATACGAATACACCGTCATCGGAGTCTTTCTTGGAGAAAAAAGGTCTTGAGAATAACAGTAATAATTTAAATCAGTCCAATTCAATGCCAATCGAACAATCAATCGAACGTGGTATGATGGGTTTAAAATAG